CTTTTTATACCACATGGCAATATATCAAATGAATTTCTCTCTATACTTTTTATATATGAAAGAGCAAGTATATTATTAGATTTATATACATCTTTAAATCCATATTCATTTAAAACTAATTCATGAGCTTTAATATATGAATTCCCCCTCTTTATATACTCCCTCAATTTTTCATGATATTTTTCTTCTTTTTGAACCTCATTTATTTTATAAATCTCATCAAAATTTTCAGTTTCAACACCAAATACTTGTACATTACAACCCATTTCATTTAATATTTTAACAGAATATTCACAAAAAATATCAGCATTTTGTATAGAATAGTATACTGGTAATTCAACTAAAATGTCATAATATTCCTCTAATGCTATTTTTGCCTTTTCAAATTTATTAAGAATAGACATTTCCCCTCTTTGTACAAAATTACCAGAAATCACACCTATTTTTATTAAAGGTTCTTGTTTAGATATTTCATTTATTTGATATTTATGTCCATTATGAAAAGGGTTAAATTCTGCTACTACACCTACTACCTTATCTCTCACTATTACTCCTATTTTTTTAAATTTTTTTCAACAAATCTATCTCTGTAATAAGCTCTTTTTATTGATTTTCTTGAAGAAATATTAATATTATTCTTAAATGCCTCATCAATTATCCAGTTAGGGTTTCTAAGTAAGGCTCTACCTACAGCAATTAAGTCTATTCCTAAATCTCTAATTGCAAATTCAGCTAAATCAAAACTATCTATTTGTCCAACTGCAATAACAGGAAGATCAACTATTTGTTTAATTGTTTTTGCAAAATTTAATTGATATCCTGGATAAAATGAAAGTATTCCCTCATTTACAGTTCCACCACTACTTACATGTATGATATCAATATTTTTTTTGAAATCTATTAATACCTCTGCTAAATCTTCAGGGCTATATCCTCCCTCTGCCCATTCATAAGCAGAAACTCTAACACCTATTACACCCTTAAATTCTTTTCTAACTTCATCAAGTATTTCCCCTAAAAGTTTTGCCCTATTTTTTAAACTACCCCCATATTCATCTTCTCTATTATTAGAAAAACTTGAAAGAAATTGATTAATTAAATATCCATGTGCAGAATGTAATTCTAAATAATCATAACCTGCCAGCTGAGCTCTTTTTGCAGATAATTTAAAATCATTTATCAAAGATAATATATCTTCTTTTTCCATTTTTCTAGGTTTATTAAAGTAATCACTAAAAGGAATATCTGAACTTGATAATATATCTCCATTTTTAACTAGACCTTTTCTACCGGCATCTCCTATCTGAATACCTATTTTACTCCCTAATTTATGTACAGTATCTACTAATTTTTTCAACCCCTCAACATGATTATCAGACCATATACCAAGATCTTGTTCGCTAATTCTACCGTCTTTTCTAACAGATGTAACTTCTTGTATAATTAACCCTACATTTCCTATGGCTCTTGCACCATAATGAGCTAAATGAAATTCATTTACATATCCATCTTCTGCTTCATAAACATCCATGGGTGGCATTACTACCCTATTTTTCAATTCTAAATTGCCTAAAACATATTTTTCTAATAATTCCATTAATATCTCCTTCCCTTTATTTATCTACCTAAAGTATAGCATAATTTTACGTTTTTTGATATAATAGAAATGTTTATGAAAGGAGATTTTTAAAATGGAATATATTTTAGGAATTTACAAAAACGGTAAGTTTTTCAAAGAAATTAAACTAAACAAAAAAAATGATAAATATATATATAAATGGGCAAAAGTAGATGTTGCATCATATTTTTTTACTATAACTAAAGTAGAAAATGGTAATAGAGAAAATTTTAATATTACTTACAATCATACTAGTCCATTTGCCTCTGAATTTAGAGCCTATGCAGATAGCAAAAGTTCTCCTAAAACTATTTCTGGTATACAATCAGGTATAGATATATTAGTAGAATTT
This genomic interval from Streptobacillus ratti contains the following:
- a CDS encoding tRNA-dihydrouridine synthase; translation: MELLEKYVLGNLELKNRVVMPPMDVYEAEDGYVNEFHLAHYGARAIGNVGLIIQEVTSVRKDGRISEQDLGIWSDNHVEGLKKLVDTVHKLGSKIGIQIGDAGRKGLVKNGDILSSSDIPFSDYFNKPRKMEKEDILSLINDFKLSAKRAQLAGYDYLELHSAHGYLINQFLSSFSNNREDEYGGSLKNRAKLLGEILDEVRKEFKGVIGVRVSAYEWAEGGYSPEDLAEVLIDFKKNIDIIHVSSGGTVNEGILSFYPGYQLNFAKTIKQIVDLPVIAVGQIDSFDLAEFAIRDLGIDLIAVGRALLRNPNWIIDEAFKNNINISSRKSIKRAYYRDRFVEKNLKK